CTCACCCTGATCCCCGCCTACGACCATCCGCTGGTGATCGCCGGCCAGGGGACCTGCGGCCTGGAGATCGCCGAGCAGGCCGGCGACGCCGCCACCGTGATCGTGCCCCTCGGCGGCGGCGGGCTGCTGTCCGGGGTCGCGGTCGCGCTGCGCGACACCCGGGGGGCGCGGGTGCGCATCGTCGGCGTCGAGCCCGAGGACGGCGACGACACGGTGCGCTCGCTCCGGGCGGGGCGGCGGGTGACCGTACCGGCGCCGAGGACGATCTGCGACGGCGCTCGGAACACCACCCCGGGGGAGCTGACCTTTCCGCTGGTCGCGGCGCTGGTCGACGAGGTCGTGGCGGTCACCGACCCCGAGGTGGTCGACGCGGTCCGGGCCCTCGCCACCGCCGGGCTGGTGGTCGAGCCCACCGGCGCCCTGGCGGTGGCCGCGGCGCTCCGGGGGGCGTCCACCACCGGGGGCGGGGCCACCGTCTGCGTGGTCACCGGGCGCAACATCGCCCCCGAGGAGCACGCCCGGCTGGTGCTGGGGAGGGTCTGAGGATGCAGGGCTCGGAGCTGTACCGCGGGCCCCTCG
The Candidatus Dormiibacterota bacterium DNA segment above includes these coding regions:
- a CDS encoding pyridoxal-phosphate dependent enzyme, producing MDLAVTAADVRDAARRLTGRVHRTPVVALDRLGLWVKCESLQGIGAFKIRGATNAVLALRPAGVVTASSGNHGMAVAAAAAAAGIPAVVVMPANATAYKREEVARLGAEVVISPPETEARNAAALAVAEARGLTLIPAYDHPLVIAGQGTCGLEIAEQAGDAATVIVPLGGGGLLSGVAVALRDTRGARVRIVGVEPEDGDDTVRSLRAGRRVTVPAPRTICDGARNTTPGELTFPLVAALVDEVVAVTDPEVVDAVRALATAGLVVEPTGALAVAAALRGASTTGGGATVCVVTGRNIAPEEHARLVLGRV